Proteins from a single region of Choloepus didactylus isolate mChoDid1 chromosome 10, mChoDid1.pri, whole genome shotgun sequence:
- the CYLC2 gene encoding cylicin-2, whose amino-acid sequence MSVPRFRKVNQGTYDNYVPVSELSKKSWNQQHFALAFPKPPRPGKKRRSKPSQLREHSVPRYGEEKLKETQKRPLWMHHSLMTISERPSVYLAARRKPPGKPMHPSEGDAKGAGEQMHPPEEIIRKHSEDKKADKKAISDSESEPTDLKKDAKKERKESKKGKGSDKGAADEKGAAKTDATKGKKESKKGKGTETESESDRGDAKKHKDAKKGGKDAKKPSEKESESKEDIKKDSKKKDSKKDDKKPSEADSESKDKTKKDVKKDAKKKDSKKDGSKLSETDSESKDDTKKGAKKGSKKDAKKEDKKENKKDSKKDAKKEDKKDDDTESADSKGGKKKDKKGSKKGK is encoded by the exons ATGTCTGTACCAAGATT CCGAAAAGTAAACCAGGGGACATATGATAATTACGTTCCAG tcAGCGAATTAAGCAAAAAGTCATGGAATCAGCAACACTTTGCCTTGGCATTTCCCAAACCACCCCGaccaggaaagaaaaggagatcaAAACCTTCCCAATTAAGAGAACATTCAGTTCCT AGATAtggtgaagaaaaattaaaggagacTCAGAAAAGACCATTATGGATGCACCATTCTTTAATGACAATTTCGGAGAGACCTTCTGTTTATTTAGCTGCCAGGCGGAAGCCCCCAGGCAAACCAATGCATCCCTCCGAGGGAGATGCCAAAGGAGCAGGTGAACAGATGCATCCACCTGAAGAAATAATTAGGAAACATTCAGAAGATAAGAAAGCAGACAAGAAGGCCATATCAGACTCAGAATCAGAACCCACAGATTTAAAAAAGgatgcaaaaaaagaaaggaaagaatcaaaAAAAGGCAAGGGGTCAGACAAAGGAGCTGCTGATGAAAAAGGTGCTGCCAAAACAGATgccacaaaaggaaagaaagagtcaaagaaggggaAGGGTACAGAAACAGAGAGCGAAAGTGATAGAGGAGATGCAAAGAAGCATAAGGATGCAAAGAAGGGTGGAAAGGATGCAAAAAAGCCCTCTGAGAAAGAGAGTGAGTCAAAGGAGGACATCAAAAAAGACTCGAAGAAGAAGGATAGTAAAAAAGATGACAAGAAGCCCAGTGAGGCAGACAGTGAATCAAAAGATAAAACCAAGAAAGATGTCAAGAAAGATGCCAAGAAAAAGGACAGTAAAAAAGATGGAAGTAAACTCAGTGAGACAGACAGCGAATCAAAGGATGACACCAAGAAAGGTGCCAAGAAAGGTTCCAAGAAAGATGCCAAGAAAGAGGATaagaaagagaacaagaaagatTCCAAGAAAGATGCCAAGAAAGAGGACAAGAAAGATGACGATACAGAATCTGCTGATTCAAAGGGCggaaagaagaaagacaagaagGGTTCAAAGAAGGGCAAGTAA